In the Breoghania sp. genome, CGGCGCTATCCGCTTTCCGCCTCCCTCGGTGTCGCGCGTCTTTGCGGCGATGACCGGGCGGGGAGTGTGCTTGATCGAGCCGATCGCGATATGTATCGCGCCAAGACGGGCTTGCGCTTCTAGCACTGCCTGGCGGAGTGTTCACAATGAAAGATGTCGGCGCGTCGTGACGGCGCGCCTTGCGGTTGTTTCAAAAAAAATATGCGGCTGCGCCCTGGGCGGGCGCGCGGAATTGTTTTTCCCCGATAATGCCTGTCAGGCGATGATGTCGGGAAGGAGCCGGTCCTCGATGGAGGTGATCCGATCCTTCAGGCAGAGCTTTTTCTTCTTCAGACGCTGCATCTGAATTGCATCGGCCCTGCCGGTCTCGATAAGCGCCTCGATCGAGGCATCGAGATCGCGGTGCTCCTGACGCAATTGCGCAAGTTCCGAACGCAGCGCATCTTCCATGTCTTCTGTCATTTTTGCTTCCACAGACGCAGCCCCTTTCCTGTCTCCACCCAGGATACGGGCGGGACAAGAGGTCGGGCGCGAACGAACCGGACAGTCCAAACGGCAAGGCGGCAAGTCTGCCAATGATCGCAATGTAGCATAGCGAAAGCGCGAAGGGGATCGAAGAGCGCGCGGGCGGGGGGAAAGCTGTGTGGGGGGCGCGATGTCTTGCCAGAGCGGGGTGTAGGGTGTCCTTGCGTAATCGCTGTGCGTGTTTTCCCGCATGTCATTGAGAACAGGGAGGGTTATTGCTCAGGTCGCGACGTTCGGTCACGCCGGGAGCCTTGCGAAATTCCGCCAGGGCAGGCACCCGTGACCGGACGTCATTTATTTTCAGCGCGTTAGTGGCTCGTCCCCTCGGGCGGTATTGTGTGCACGTCGCGCAATTTCCAAGAAATTGCCCGGAAATCGTACGACCGATGTGATCAATTCGTTCACTCACGGGCGGCGCGGCGTTCGACACCGTTCTCAGCCTGTGTCACACTCTTGTTGTTCTAGCCGAACTACATAGGAGGCTTTGCCCAATGTCCTTGCAGTCGCATCTCTTAGAGCTTGAACGGCGCCATGCTGACCTGGAACGCGAAATCGAAAAAGCGATGGTCAGTCCGAGCACGGATAATCTTGAAATCGCTGATCTGAAGCGCCGAAAACTGCATTTAAAGGACGAGATCGTACGCCTTCGCAAGGAGACCATTCACTGATTTTCGGTTTGGCCCGCGAGGCTGAAAAGCCCGCGTGAGGCTTGATATAACCGCGGTCCCGGATGCGGGATCGCGGTTTTTATTTGCCGGCGACCGTTGGGTCCTGTTCCTCCAGCCGTTGGCGGACCTGTACAGCGAAGGCGCTATATGCAAATTGCCTTCCCGGCAAACTGTCTTCCCAGCAAATTGTCTTTTCGGGAAATTGCCTTCCCGCTTATTTGCCTCATTTACTAGAGATAATGGGCCTGCGCGGTGCCCATCTGATCTTCATTTCCCGTTACGCCAGTTCATCGAGGCCACAAGAGAGCATGTCACCCGAACTATCCTTGGCCAATGCGCTGCATCAGTTCGCGACGTTGTTCGCCGTCATTGATCCGGTGGGTACAGTGCCGGTCTTCATTGCGGTGACCGCCTCCGTCGCCCACGATCGGCGTCGCTCGGTGGCCTTTCGGGCGGTGCTTTTCGCAGCCCTGGTGCTGATGGGGTTTCTGATTGCCGGTCAGCCGGTCCTCAATGCCATCAGCGTCAACCTGACCTCGTTCCAGATCGCTGGCGGCATCGTGCTGTTCCTGTTCGCGCTGACGATGATTTTCGGGGATTCCAAGCCGGAAAAGGAGATTTCCGAGGTCTCCAGGAATGTTGCGGAATGGGCGGTCTACCCGCTGGCGATCCCCTCCATCGCCTCGCCTGGGGCGATGTTGGCTGTCGTTGTGCTCACCGACAACAACATCCATTCCATTCCCGCGCAGGCAATGACCGCGGGGATCACGTTGATGGTTCTGGGCTTGTCCCTCTTGTTGATGCTCGCAGCCATGCCCGTGCAACGCATGATTGGAAAAGCCGGGGCCTCAATCGTCAGCCGGGTGATGGGGCTCATCCTGGCCGCGGTCGCGGTCGATCACGTGATCAACGCCATCATCATCCGCTTCGGGCTTTGAGGGGGAACGGCATCGCAACAGGGGGCAGGTCTTTCGTCCCGCCCCCGGGCTGATGTCGTTCAGATCGCCTTGGCCATCTCGCGCAGCTTGAATTTCTGCATCTTGCCGGTGGAGGTCTTGGGGATCTCCGCGAAGATGACATGGCGCGGGCACTTGTAGCGGGCGAGGTGCTCGCGGCACCATTCGATCAGGTCCTCCGCCGTGGCGCTCTGGTCGGGCTTCAGCTCCACGAAGGCGCACGGGGTTTCGCCCCATTTTTCGTCCGGACGCGCCACCACGGCCACGGCTGCGACCGCCGGGTGCTTGTGGATCGTATCCTCCACCTCGATGGAGGAAATGTTTTCGCCGCCGGAAATGATGATGTCCTTTGAGCGGTCCTTGAGCTGGATATAGCCATCCGGATGGCGCACGCCGAGATCGCCGGAATGGAACCAGCCGCCCGCAAAGGCCTTGTCGGAGGCTTCGCGGTTTTTCAGGTATCCCTTCATGACGACATTGCCGCGGAACATCACTTCGCCGATGGTCTCGCCGTCCCAGGGCAGTTCTTCCATCGTCTCCGGATCGCGGATGGTCAGATCGTCAAGAGCCGCGTAGCGCACACCTTGCCGGGCCTTTTTCACCGCTTGTTCGGCAGCGGGAAGCGCGTCCCATTCCGCTTTCCAGTCATTGACGACCGCCGGCCCGTAGGTCTCCGTCAGGCCATAGAGGTGGGTGACATTGAACCCTTCTTGCTTCATGGCGGCGAGAACCGATTCCGGTGGCGGGGCGGCGGCGGTGAAGAATTCCACCTGGTGGTCCAGATCGCGCTTTTCGGCGGCGGGCGTTGAAAGCAGCGTCGACATGACGATGGGCGCGCCGCATAGATGCGTCACGCCGTGATCGGCAATCGCGTCCCACATCGGCTTCTGGCGCACCCAGCGCAGGCACACATGGGTGCCCGCGATCACCGACAGGGTCCACGGGAAACACCAGCCATTGCAGTGGAACATGGGCAGCGTCCACAGATAGACCGCGTGCTTGGCCATGGAGCCGGTGATCACGTTGCCTTGGGCCAGAAGCGCGGCGCCGCGGTGGTGGTAGACCACGCCCTTGGGGTTTCCGGTGGTGCCGGAGGTGTAATTGAGGCTGATCGCGTCCCACTCGTTGTCGGGGAGCTTCCATTCGAACTCCGGATCGCCGCTCTGGAGGAAATCCTCATAGTCGATGGAGCCGAGCTTCTCCCCGGCTTGCGGGAACTCGTGGTCATCATAGTCGATGATGATGGGCTTCACGTCCGCCAGTTCCAGCGCCTCCTTCATCACCGCGGAAAACTCTCGGTCGGTGATGACGAGCTTGGCCTCCGCATGGTCGAGCTGGAAGGCGATGATGGCGGCGTCGAGCCGGGTGTTCATGGAGTGCAGCACCGCGCCGACCATTGGAACCCCGTAATGGGCCTCCAGCATGGAAGGAACGTTGGGCAGCATGACCGAAACCGTGTCGCCCTTGCCAATGCCCGCCTTGTGGAGGGCCGAGGCGAGGCGGCGGGAGCGGGCGTAGAACTCGCGATAGGTGATGCGCGCTGCACCATGCACGATCGCCACATGGTCGGGGAAGACCATCGCAGCGCGTGACAGGAATGAGAGCGGCGAGAGCGGCTGGAAATTGGCCGGGTTCTTGTCGAGATCGACGGAATAGGGGCTTGTCACGGTTCCTCCCGTAGAGTTACGGCCCAGGGGCTTGCGTCGGGTGACGTATGGCGCGTTTGTCCACATCAAAGACCAAGCCGCAAAGGGGGGCAAGCGGTCGCAAACAGACGTGCACGTCTTTTATGGCGGCAAGACGGAATTGACGCAGGGGGCGGGCGAGGTCATCTTCGCCCCACCTACGGCAAGGAGAGTTTGATGGTCCGCTACATTTGCGGTGGCAAGGCCGCCGATCTTGTTCCCAGCGACACGATGATCGCGCTTCGCATGACAAGCGGGGCGCGGATCGCGGAGGCGCGGGGGAGCACGGGCGGGGTTGGGCCACAGGGCGTGGCGGCGTTCATGGAGCTGGGGCGGGAGGCGCGCGCAGCCTGCGAAAGGCTGAAGCCGATGCAGGGCATGGATCGGCCCGATATCGGCATCTTTTCGGCAGGCGGTGAGGACGTGACGGATCTTTGTGCCGTTCTTGATGCCGATGAGGGCGTCGAGTTCGC is a window encoding:
- a CDS encoding DUF465 domain-containing protein → MTEDMEDALRSELAQLRQEHRDLDASIEALIETGRADAIQMQRLKKKKLCLKDRITSIEDRLLPDIIA
- a CDS encoding DUF465 domain-containing protein — translated: MSLQSHLLELERRHADLEREIEKAMVSPSTDNLEIADLKRRKLHLKDEIVRLRKETIH
- a CDS encoding MarC family protein, producing MSPELSLANALHQFATLFAVIDPVGTVPVFIAVTASVAHDRRRSVAFRAVLFAALVLMGFLIAGQPVLNAISVNLTSFQIAGGIVLFLFALTMIFGDSKPEKEISEVSRNVAEWAVYPLAIPSIASPGAMLAVVVLTDNNIHSIPAQAMTAGITLMVLGLSLLLMLAAMPVQRMIGKAGASIVSRVMGLILAAVAVDHVINAIIIRFGL
- a CDS encoding acyl-CoA synthetase — protein: MTSPYSVDLDKNPANFQPLSPLSFLSRAAMVFPDHVAIVHGAARITYREFYARSRRLASALHKAGIGKGDTVSVMLPNVPSMLEAHYGVPMVGAVLHSMNTRLDAAIIAFQLDHAEAKLVITDREFSAVMKEALELADVKPIIIDYDDHEFPQAGEKLGSIDYEDFLQSGDPEFEWKLPDNEWDAISLNYTSGTTGNPKGVVYHHRGAALLAQGNVITGSMAKHAVYLWTLPMFHCNGWCFPWTLSVIAGTHVCLRWVRQKPMWDAIADHGVTHLCGAPIVMSTLLSTPAAEKRDLDHQVEFFTAAAPPPESVLAAMKQEGFNVTHLYGLTETYGPAVVNDWKAEWDALPAAEQAVKKARQGVRYAALDDLTIRDPETMEELPWDGETIGEVMFRGNVVMKGYLKNREASDKAFAGGWFHSGDLGVRHPDGYIQLKDRSKDIIISGGENISSIEVEDTIHKHPAVAAVAVVARPDEKWGETPCAFVELKPDQSATAEDLIEWCREHLARYKCPRHVIFAEIPKTSTGKMQKFKLREMAKAI